In Aegilops tauschii subsp. strangulata cultivar AL8/78 chromosome 3, Aet v6.0, whole genome shotgun sequence, one genomic interval encodes:
- the LOC109740435 gene encoding uncharacterized protein isoform X3, which yields MARANLVVPDAASLGRRVIVWMTLSMSLCCNLGLSFTRFLKLFAFSETSYIRRHLPQIQFVDGVRTIPYNRVLAVTIRSSGPHYRQEKRLIL from the exons ATGGCGCGGGCCAACCTGGTGGTGCCGGACGCTGCTAGTCTCGGCCGTCGCGTGATTGTGTGGATGACGCTCAGCATGTCCCT ATGTTGCAACCTTGGTCTATCCTTCACTCGATTCTTGAAACTGTTTGCGTTTTCTGAA ACTTCCTACATTAGGAGACACTTGCCCCAGATCCAATTCGTCGATGGAGTTAGAACAATTCCGTACAACAGAGTCTTAG CCGTGACGATCAGAAGTTCAGGACCCCACTATAGGCAGGAAAAAAGATTAATCTTG TAA
- the LOC109740435 gene encoding uncharacterized protein isoform X4 encodes MARANLVVPDAASLGRRVIVWMTLSMSLCCNLGLSFTRFLKLFAFSETSYIRRHLPQIQFVDGVRTIPYNRVLGVRQRHPVPQTM; translated from the exons ATGGCGCGGGCCAACCTGGTGGTGCCGGACGCTGCTAGTCTCGGCCGTCGCGTGATTGTGTGGATGACGCTCAGCATGTCCCT ATGTTGCAACCTTGGTCTATCCTTCACTCGATTCTTGAAACTGTTTGCGTTTTCTGAA ACTTCCTACATTAGGAGACACTTGCCCCAGATCCAATTCGTCGATGGAGTTAGAACAATTCCGTACAACAGAGTCTTAG GAGTGCGACAGCGCCATCCTGTTCCACAAACCATGTGA
- the LOC109740435 gene encoding uncharacterized protein isoform X2 yields MARANLVVPDAASLGRRVIVWMTLSMSLCCNLGLSFTRFLKLFAFSETSYIRRHLPQIQFVDGVRTIPYNRVLAVTIRSSGPHYRQEKRLILHV; encoded by the exons ATGGCGCGGGCCAACCTGGTGGTGCCGGACGCTGCTAGTCTCGGCCGTCGCGTGATTGTGTGGATGACGCTCAGCATGTCCCT ATGTTGCAACCTTGGTCTATCCTTCACTCGATTCTTGAAACTGTTTGCGTTTTCTGAA ACTTCCTACATTAGGAGACACTTGCCCCAGATCCAATTCGTCGATGGAGTTAGAACAATTCCGTACAACAGAGTCTTAG CCGTGACGATCAGAAGTTCAGGACCCCACTATAGGCAGGAAAAAAGATTAATCTTG CATGTATAA
- the LOC109740430 gene encoding uncharacterized protein, translating to MAAISSTSYFSSQPELPASSATATASISKGRQPRRHRTSGCVMLEPASGGGAVGRRTRSLTEEDLEELKGCLDLGFGFSYHEIPGLCGTLPGLELCYSMTRRFLDEQRTLVGQLEPAASAAPPIPDWKISGPGDDPDQVKARLKYWAQTVACTVKLCS from the exons ATGGCGGCCATCTCCTCCACCTCCTACTTCTCCTCGCAGCCGGAGCTGCCGGCGTCCAGCGCCACCGCTACAGCCAGCATCAGCAAAGGCCGGCAGCCGCGGAGGCATCGGACGAGCGGCTGCGTCATGCTCGAGCCGGCCTCCGGTGGCGGCGCGGTGGGGAGGAGGACCAGGAGCCTCACGGAGGAGGACCTGGAGGAGCTCAAGGGCTGCCTCGACCTCGGCTTCGGCTTCTCCTACCATGAGATCCCGGGCCTCTGCGGGACGCTCCCTGGGCTGGAGCTCTGCTACTCCATGACGCGGAGGTTCCTCGACGAGCAGAGGACTCTGGTCGGGCAGCTGGAGCCCGCCGCGTCGGCGGCGCCGCCCATCCCGGACTGGAAGATCTCCGGCCCTG GTGATGATCCAGACCAAGTGAAAGCTCGGCTCAAGTATTGGGCACAGACAGTGGCATGCACAGTCAAACTCTGCAGCTAG
- the LOC109740435 gene encoding uncharacterized protein isoform X1 — MARANLVVPDAASLGRRVIVWMTLSMSLCCNLGLSFTRFLKLFAFSETSYIRRHLPQIQFVDGVRTIPYNRVLAVTIRSSGPHYRQEKRLILAKIWSHKRSNY; from the exons ATGGCGCGGGCCAACCTGGTGGTGCCGGACGCTGCTAGTCTCGGCCGTCGCGTGATTGTGTGGATGACGCTCAGCATGTCCCT ATGTTGCAACCTTGGTCTATCCTTCACTCGATTCTTGAAACTGTTTGCGTTTTCTGAA ACTTCCTACATTAGGAGACACTTGCCCCAGATCCAATTCGTCGATGGAGTTAGAACAATTCCGTACAACAGAGTCTTAG CCGTGACGATCAGAAGTTCAGGACCCCACTATAGGCAGGAAAAAAGATTAATCTTG GCTAAAATATGGAGCCACAAACGGAGCAATTACTAA